One Nocardia farcinica genomic region harbors:
- a CDS encoding branched-chain amino acid ABC transporter permease has protein sequence MSTTTTPARAGLGDALRTWWDGLSRPAQWAVGVPAIIALALLPLFPPPVLDTPAYNFGLVMAEFAMFALIAIGLNVVVGQAGLLDLGYVGFYAIGAYTVGLLTSPNSPWNQTDGGWLDPQWAWLACLPIAVAVTALSGLILGSPTLRLRGDYLAIVTLGFGEIVRLLADNLHELTNGSLGLSEVAYPHVGESESKPNGVFSAGNTGDPASANLLDRASYGTYWYWLGLALVIVVLLIVGNLERSRVGRAWVAIREDEDAAEIMGVPTFKFKLWAFLIGAAVGGLSGAMYAGQVQFINPTGFNIINSMLFLCAVVIGGQGNKLGVIFGAFIIAYLPKRLTSVNLVDSESTGYVLLIVDVVLFVGLLVLWRYKGRDLGAWVRRGVIAGMVFTGVMAALLLGSVLLFRPGGAQSLGDLKYLYFGIALVVMMILRPQGLFPVRQKLLSYGRQVYQAVRKPTVGEPIGAGK, from the coding sequence ATGAGCACGACCACGACTCCGGCGCGGGCCGGTCTCGGCGACGCGCTGCGCACCTGGTGGGACGGCCTGTCGCGGCCCGCGCAGTGGGCGGTCGGTGTGCCCGCGATCATCGCGTTGGCGCTGCTGCCGCTGTTCCCGCCGCCCGTCCTGGACACCCCGGCCTACAACTTCGGACTGGTGATGGCCGAGTTCGCGATGTTCGCGCTCATCGCCATCGGCCTGAATGTGGTTGTCGGCCAAGCGGGTCTGCTGGACCTGGGCTATGTCGGCTTCTACGCCATCGGCGCGTACACCGTCGGCCTGCTCACCAGCCCGAACAGCCCGTGGAACCAGACCGACGGCGGCTGGCTCGACCCGCAGTGGGCGTGGCTGGCCTGCCTGCCCATCGCGGTGGCCGTGACGGCGCTGTCCGGGCTGATCCTGGGCTCGCCGACGCTGCGGCTGCGCGGTGACTACCTGGCCATCGTGACCCTCGGCTTCGGTGAGATCGTCCGCCTGCTCGCCGACAACCTGCACGAACTGACCAACGGCAGCCTCGGCCTGTCCGAGGTGGCCTACCCGCACGTCGGCGAATCCGAGAGCAAACCCAACGGGGTGTTCTCCGCGGGCAACACCGGCGACCCGGCCAGCGCCAACCTGCTCGACCGCGCGAGTTACGGCACCTACTGGTACTGGCTCGGGCTCGCGCTGGTGATCGTGGTGCTGCTGATCGTGGGCAACCTCGAGCGCAGCCGGGTGGGCCGGGCCTGGGTGGCGATCCGCGAGGACGAGGACGCCGCCGAGATCATGGGCGTGCCGACCTTCAAGTTCAAGCTGTGGGCCTTCCTCATCGGTGCGGCCGTGGGCGGACTGTCCGGCGCGATGTACGCCGGCCAGGTGCAGTTCATCAATCCGACCGGATTCAACATCATCAATTCGATGCTGTTCCTGTGCGCGGTGGTGATCGGCGGCCAGGGCAACAAGCTCGGCGTCATCTTCGGCGCGTTCATCATCGCCTACCTGCCCAAGCGGCTGACCTCGGTGAACCTGGTGGACAGCGAGTCGACCGGCTATGTGCTGCTGATCGTGGACGTGGTGCTGTTCGTCGGGCTGCTCGTGCTGTGGCGCTACAAGGGCCGTGATCTCGGCGCCTGGGTGCGGCGGGGGGTGATCGCCGGGATGGTCTTCACCGGCGTGATGGCGGCGTTGCTGCTGGGCAGTGTGCTGCTGTTCCGCCCGGGCGGCGCGCAATCGCTGGGCGACCTCAAGTATCTGTATTTCGGTATCGCGTTGGTGGTGATGATGATTCTGCGGCCGCAGGGCCTGTTCCCGGTGCGGCAGAAGCTGCTCAGCTACGGCAGGCAGGTGTATCAGGCGGTGCGCAAACCCACCGTCGGCGAGCCGATCGGAGCGGGCAAGTGA
- a CDS encoding ANTAR domain-containing response regulator, whose translation MSTTAGGAGTTNAGAKRVVVAEDEALIRMDLVEMLTEEGYQVVGEAGDGQQAVDLAVEHRPDLVIMDVKMPRRDGIDAAAEIASKRVAPVVILTAFSQRDLVERARDAGAMAYLVKPFTKSDLVPAIELAASRFHEITALESEVANLADRLETRKLVERAKGVLMQTQGLSEPQAFKWIQRTAMDRRTTMKAVAEVVLENLAPK comes from the coding sequence ATGAGCACTACAGCTGGGGGCGCCGGCACGACGAATGCCGGGGCGAAGCGGGTCGTCGTCGCCGAAGACGAGGCGCTCATCCGGATGGATCTGGTGGAGATGCTGACCGAGGAGGGGTATCAGGTCGTCGGTGAGGCGGGCGACGGCCAGCAGGCGGTGGATCTGGCGGTCGAGCACCGGCCCGATCTGGTGATCATGGACGTGAAGATGCCGCGCCGCGACGGTATCGACGCCGCTGCCGAGATCGCCTCGAAACGTGTTGCGCCCGTGGTGATCCTGACCGCGTTCAGCCAGCGCGACCTGGTCGAGCGAGCCAGGGACGCGGGTGCGATGGCGTATCTGGTCAAGCCCTTCACGAAATCCGATCTGGTGCCCGCGATCGAATTGGCGGCCAGCCGCTTCCACGAGATCACCGCGCTGGAGAGCGAGGTCGCGAACCTGGCCGATCGGCTGGAGACCCGCAAGCTGGTCGAGCGCGCCAAGGGCGTGCTGATGCAGACCCAGGGGCTGTCCGAGCCGCAGGCGTTCAAGTGGATCCAGCGCACCGCGATGGATCGCCGTACCACCATGAAGGCCGTCGCCGAGGTCGTGCTGGAGAACCTCGCGCCCAAGTGA
- a CDS encoding branched-chain amino acid ABC transporter permease, translated as MVSLVASSIDFNYQDVFDQFWRLTVDGVTYGSIYALVAVGYTLVYGVLRLINFAHSEIFMLGMFGQLVGLMIFGFSAGPDVYDQGVVLTVVYLGLAMVVGMVVSGGAAVGLERVAYRPLRRRGAKPLAFLITAIGMSFVLQEFVHFILPKIDPDLGGTNAQQPIQLVEPTVQFSFGGADVTNIAILIVVAAVVLALATEMLINRTKFGRGIRAVAQDPDTATLMGVSRERVIMLTFLIGGLLAGAAATLYAIKIPPAIIYSGGFILGIKAFAAAVLGGIGNLRGALLGGLLLGIVEQYGQILLGIEWRDVVAFVVLVAVLMVRPTGILGESLGKARA; from the coding sequence ATGGTCTCCCTTGTCGCGAGCTCGATCGACTTCAATTACCAGGACGTCTTCGATCAATTCTGGCGCCTGACCGTCGACGGGGTCACCTACGGTTCCATCTACGCGTTGGTCGCGGTGGGCTACACGCTGGTCTACGGCGTGCTGCGACTGATCAATTTCGCCCATTCGGAAATATTCATGCTGGGCATGTTCGGGCAGCTGGTCGGCCTGATGATATTCGGCTTCTCGGCCGGGCCCGACGTCTACGACCAGGGTGTGGTGCTGACCGTCGTCTATCTGGGCTTGGCGATGGTGGTCGGCATGGTGGTCTCCGGCGGCGCCGCCGTCGGCCTGGAACGGGTGGCGTATCGGCCGTTGCGCCGCCGCGGGGCCAAACCGCTGGCGTTCCTGATCACCGCGATCGGCATGTCGTTCGTGCTCCAGGAGTTCGTGCACTTCATCCTGCCCAAGATCGATCCCGACCTCGGCGGCACCAACGCCCAGCAGCCGATCCAGCTGGTGGAGCCGACCGTGCAGTTCAGCTTCGGCGGCGCCGACGTCACCAACATCGCGATCCTGATCGTGGTGGCCGCGGTGGTGCTCGCGCTGGCGACCGAGATGCTCATCAACCGAACGAAATTCGGCCGCGGCATCCGCGCGGTGGCGCAGGACCCGGACACCGCGACGCTGATGGGTGTCTCGCGCGAGCGGGTGATCATGCTGACCTTCCTCATCGGCGGCCTGCTCGCCGGTGCGGCGGCCACCCTGTACGCGATCAAGATCCCGCCCGCGATCATCTACTCGGGCGGATTCATCCTCGGCATCAAGGCCTTCGCCGCCGCGGTGCTCGGCGGCATCGGCAACCTGCGCGGCGCGCTGCTCGGCGGCCTGCTGCTCGGCATCGTCGAGCAGTACGGCCAGATCCTGCTCGGCATCGAATGGCGCGACGTGGTCGCGTTCGTGGTGCTGGTAGCGGTGCTGATGGTGCGGCCGACGGGCATCCTCGGCGAGAGTCTCGGGAAGGCACGGGCATGA
- a CDS encoding monooxygenase family protein, with amino-acid sequence MRVDRTTVDLAAYPDLVVILLGMRVRRPRGLLRLLGVGPRLYRSHRDRPDGLLLHEDVVWGLVPPHWGARQYWRDLESLERWTRSAPHRQWWQEFLRDSGGTGFWHEAYFRRGGIDAMYDDMRPAAGLARFAPVIPARGPMFSTRGRVLGEVAPPPVVPESRYYPGESE; translated from the coding sequence ATGCGCGTGGACCGCACCACGGTGGATCTGGCCGCGTATCCGGACCTGGTGGTGATCCTGCTCGGCATGCGGGTGCGCCGCCCGCGGGGGCTGCTGCGGTTGCTCGGGGTGGGGCCGAGGCTGTACCGCTCGCACCGGGACCGGCCCGACGGGCTGCTGCTGCACGAGGACGTCGTCTGGGGCCTCGTCCCGCCGCATTGGGGCGCGCGGCAGTACTGGCGCGATCTGGAGAGCCTGGAGCGGTGGACCAGGAGCGCGCCGCACCGGCAGTGGTGGCAGGAATTCCTGCGCGATTCCGGCGGCACCGGATTCTGGCACGAGGCGTATTTCCGGCGCGGCGGTATCGACGCGATGTACGACGACATGCGTCCGGCCGCGGGGCTGGCCCGATTCGCCCCGGTGATTCCGGCGCGCGGGCCGATGTTCTCCACCCGCGGGCGGGTCCTCGGGGAGGTCGCGCCGCCGCCCGTCGTCCCCGAATCCCGCTATTACCCGGGCGAATCCGAGTGA
- a CDS encoding alpha-isopropylmalate synthase regulatory domain-containing protein produces the protein MTFLALDPHAFVSAAPRTLRAESAGMSPAEFYDRYCQDSGPVRLSDWVAVGGRAAAYTATLEFADRLRTVATIGSPVAALTSALYEEGFPVEILQFHQRRTSEGTATFVQCEVNGKRGWGAALADDSAESSARAMISGINRLGS, from the coding sequence ATGACTTTTCTCGCCCTTGATCCGCATGCCTTCGTCTCCGCCGCCCCCAGAACCCTGCGCGCCGAGAGCGCCGGGATGAGCCCGGCGGAGTTCTACGACCGCTACTGCCAGGATTCCGGACCCGTCCGGCTCAGCGACTGGGTCGCCGTCGGCGGCCGCGCCGCCGCGTACACCGCGACGCTCGAGTTCGCCGACCGGTTGCGCACCGTCGCCACCATCGGCAGCCCCGTCGCCGCGCTCACCTCGGCCCTCTACGAGGAGGGCTTCCCGGTCGAGATCCTGCAGTTCCACCAGCGCCGCACCAGCGAGGGCACCGCGACCTTCGTGCAGTGCGAGGTCAACGGCAAGCGTGGCTGGGGCGCCGCGCTCGCCGACGACAGCGCCGAATCCTCCGCGCGCGCAATGATTTCCGGGATCAACCGACTCGGCTCCTGA
- a CDS encoding ABC transporter ATP-binding protein — protein MVVNYGRIQALHGVSLRVAEGELVTLLGANGAGKTTTMRALSGLLPLTRGRIRFEGRDITTVKAHDRVVGGLIQAPEGRGVFPGMTVQENLDMGCYGRVFKQKAEYTRTLEWVFELFPRLRERRKQVGGTLSGGEQQMLAIGRALMARPRLLLLDEPSMGLAPMVIQQIFRIISEINQQGTTVLLVEQNAQQALARSDRAYILETGAVTKTGSGADLLTDPAVKSAYLGVG, from the coding sequence ATGGTGGTGAACTACGGCCGCATCCAGGCGCTGCACGGGGTCTCGCTGCGGGTGGCCGAGGGCGAGCTGGTGACCCTGCTCGGCGCCAACGGGGCGGGCAAGACCACCACCATGCGCGCCCTGTCGGGGCTGCTACCGCTGACCCGCGGCCGCATCCGGTTCGAGGGCCGCGACATCACCACGGTGAAGGCGCACGACCGGGTGGTCGGCGGGCTCATCCAAGCACCCGAGGGCCGGGGCGTGTTCCCCGGCATGACGGTGCAGGAGAACCTCGACATGGGTTGCTACGGGCGGGTGTTCAAGCAGAAGGCGGAGTACACCCGGACCCTCGAGTGGGTGTTCGAACTGTTCCCGCGCCTGCGCGAGCGGCGCAAACAGGTCGGCGGCACGCTGTCCGGCGGCGAGCAGCAGATGCTGGCGATCGGGCGCGCCCTGATGGCCCGGCCGCGGCTGCTGCTGCTCGACGAGCCGTCGATGGGTCTGGCGCCGATGGTGATCCAGCAGATCTTCCGGATCATCAGCGAGATCAACCAGCAGGGCACCACGGTGTTGTTGGTGGAGCAGAACGCCCAGCAGGCGCTGGCCCGCAGCGACCGCGCCTACATCCTGGAGACCGGGGCGGTCACCAAGACCGGCAGCGGTGCGGACCTGCTCACCGATCCGGCGGTGAAATCGGCCTATCTCGGGGTCGGCTAG
- a CDS encoding amidase — protein MRFDEYRAHDAVGLAELVARGEVRAADLLEVALARCAEVDPVLNVLTRLMEGEARERVGGALDGPLAGVPFLVKDLMQDYAGLPTSGGTGPLRTVPALEHSIVVRRWLAAGLVIFGKTTTPEYGCKAVTESRTFGITRNPWDLTRTPGGSSGGSAAAVAAGVVPVAGANDGGGSIRIPAACTGLFGLKPGRGLVPNGPLAGDAILGAGVQGVISRSVRDTAVMLDILSPPDPGAPYTVARPETSYRAALDTPPPALRIGFTHRSPLDTPVHPEAVRAVTETARLLESLGHTVESAEPAIDGVRLARDFMTVWTTHLAASVADTCERTGAKPTDFDVDTQTMAAVGRTVPAPALVTAGDRWNEYTRALADFHGRYDLLLTPTLAEPPQPIGTNRLPAALETILPPILRAGAGHLISRSSMYRGMVTSHLAATPFTQLANVTGRPAMSVPLHTTADGLPLGVHFTGPSGSEALLLRLAAQLETAAPWFDRHPPADPAR, from the coding sequence ATGCGTTTCGACGAGTACCGCGCCCACGACGCGGTGGGCCTGGCCGAATTGGTCGCGCGCGGGGAGGTGCGCGCCGCGGACCTGCTCGAGGTGGCGCTGGCCCGCTGCGCGGAGGTGGACCCGGTACTGAACGTGCTCACCCGGCTGATGGAGGGCGAGGCCCGCGAGCGCGTGGGCGGCGCCCTCGACGGCCCACTCGCCGGTGTGCCGTTTCTCGTCAAGGATCTGATGCAGGACTACGCCGGGCTGCCCACCTCCGGCGGCACCGGTCCGTTGCGGACCGTGCCCGCGCTCGAGCACAGCATCGTGGTGCGGCGGTGGCTGGCCGCCGGGCTGGTGATCTTCGGCAAGACCACCACCCCGGAGTACGGTTGCAAGGCGGTCACCGAGTCGCGCACCTTCGGAATCACCCGCAACCCTTGGGATCTCACGCGTACACCGGGTGGCTCCTCCGGCGGTTCGGCCGCGGCGGTCGCCGCGGGCGTGGTGCCGGTCGCGGGCGCCAACGACGGCGGCGGTTCGATCCGGATCCCCGCCGCGTGCACCGGGCTGTTCGGGCTCAAACCCGGCCGCGGCCTGGTCCCCAACGGTCCACTCGCCGGTGACGCCATCCTCGGCGCGGGCGTGCAGGGCGTGATCTCGCGCAGCGTGCGCGACACCGCGGTGATGCTCGACATCCTCTCCCCGCCCGACCCGGGCGCGCCCTACACCGTCGCCCGGCCCGAGACGTCCTACCGCGCGGCGCTGGACACCCCGCCGCCCGCGCTGCGCATCGGCTTCACGCACCGCTCGCCCTTGGACACCCCGGTGCATCCGGAGGCGGTCCGCGCGGTCACCGAGACCGCCCGCCTGCTCGAATCCCTCGGCCACACCGTGGAATCCGCGGAACCGGCGATCGACGGCGTGCGGCTGGCCCGCGATTTCATGACCGTCTGGACCACCCACCTGGCCGCCTCGGTCGCCGACACCTGCGAGCGCACCGGCGCCAAGCCCACCGACTTCGACGTCGACACCCAGACGATGGCGGCGGTCGGGCGGACCGTCCCCGCGCCCGCGCTGGTGACCGCGGGCGACCGCTGGAACGAGTACACCCGCGCGCTGGCCGATTTCCACGGCCGCTACGACCTGCTGCTCACCCCCACCCTGGCCGAGCCGCCGCAACCCATCGGCACCAACCGCCTGCCCGCGGCACTCGAAACCATCCTGCCGCCGATCCTGCGCGCGGGCGCGGGGCACCTGATCTCCCGCAGCAGCATGTACCGGGGCATGGTGACCAGCCATCTGGCCGCGACGCCGTTCACCCAGCTGGCCAACGTCACCGGCCGCCCGGCGATGAGCGTGCCCCTGCACACCACCGCGGACGGGTTGCCGCTCGGCGTCCATTTCACCGGGCCGAGCGGCAGCGAAGCGCTGCTGCTGCGGCTGGCGGCGCAGCTCGAGACGGCCGCGCCCTGGTTCGACCGCCATCCGCCCGCCGATCCTGCCCGATAG
- the polA gene encoding DNA polymerase I has protein sequence MSSPTTASRSTPAPGAEGGRPTLLLLDGHSLAYRAFFALPAENFKTVTGQTTNAVYGFTAMLINLLRDEKPTHIAAAFDVSRKTFRTEAYPEYKANRSQTPDEFRGQVELTKDVLGALGIPVMAIDGFEADDVIATLTTQAKAEGFRILIVTGDRDSIQLVDDDVTVLYPRKGVSDLTRFTPEEVMTKYGLTPNQYPDYAALRGDPSDNLPGIPGVGEKTAAKWIREYGDLATLVDKVDTVKGKVGDALRANLSSVVLNRQLTEMVKDVPLPYTPDQLAQGPWDREKIHRLFDDLEFRVLRDRLFETLAPPQQEAESGFEISGGALAVGAVADWLAEHAKAGVRHGVSVVGSGAPARGDVQALAIAAADGESGYIDVTVLTPEDEAALAAWLADPAVPKALHEAKSAMHALRGRGWTLGGLTSDTALAAYLVRPGQRSFNLDDLSLRYLHRELRAETDDNAQLSLLDDEDAVDAETARAEMLRARAVLDLAAALDAELEQIESTALLTDMELPLLGVLATLEEAGIAVDCEQLEALQRQFADKVAQAAEAAYGVIGKQINLGSPKQLQVVLFDELDMPKTKRTKTGYTTDADALESLFEKTQHPFLEHLLAHRDATRLKVTVDGLLKSVADDGRIHTTFNQTIAATGRLSSTEPNLQNIPIRTDTGRMIRDTFVVGPGYAELMTADYSQIEMRIMAHLSGDEGLIEAFNSGEDLHSFVASKAFDIPIAEVSPELRRRIKAMSYGLAYGLSSYGLSAQLKISTAEAKEQMDIYFSRFGRIRDYLYEVVEQARKVGYTETLFGRRRYLPDLDSSNRQRREAAERMALNAPIQGTAADIIKVAMIDVHRGIREAGLRSRMLLQIHDELVFEVAEGERDALEQLAREKMSAAIALSVPLDVSVGTGRSWDAAAH, from the coding sequence GTGAGCTCACCGACGACTGCCTCGCGTTCCACTCCCGCTCCCGGCGCCGAGGGCGGGCGGCCGACCCTGCTGTTGCTGGACGGGCACTCGCTCGCCTACCGCGCGTTCTTCGCCCTACCGGCGGAGAACTTCAAGACGGTCACCGGGCAGACCACCAACGCCGTCTACGGCTTCACCGCCATGCTCATCAACCTCCTGCGCGACGAGAAGCCCACGCACATCGCCGCGGCCTTCGACGTCTCCCGCAAGACCTTCCGCACCGAGGCCTACCCCGAGTACAAGGCCAACCGCAGCCAGACGCCGGACGAGTTCCGCGGGCAGGTCGAGCTCACCAAGGACGTGCTCGGCGCGCTCGGCATCCCGGTCATGGCGATCGACGGTTTCGAGGCCGACGACGTGATCGCCACGCTCACCACCCAGGCCAAGGCCGAGGGTTTCCGCATCCTCATCGTCACCGGCGACCGCGACTCGATCCAGTTGGTCGACGACGACGTCACCGTGCTCTACCCGCGCAAGGGCGTCTCGGACCTCACGCGGTTCACTCCCGAGGAGGTGATGACCAAATACGGTCTCACCCCCAACCAGTACCCGGACTACGCGGCGCTGCGCGGCGACCCCAGCGACAACCTGCCCGGCATTCCCGGCGTGGGGGAGAAGACCGCGGCGAAGTGGATCCGCGAGTACGGCGACCTGGCCACGCTGGTGGACAAGGTGGACACCGTCAAGGGCAAGGTCGGCGACGCGCTGCGCGCCAATCTGAGCAGCGTGGTGCTCAACCGGCAGCTCACCGAGATGGTCAAGGACGTGCCGCTGCCCTACACGCCGGATCAGCTGGCGCAGGGGCCGTGGGACCGCGAGAAGATCCACCGTCTCTTCGACGACCTCGAGTTCCGGGTGCTGCGCGACCGCCTGTTCGAGACGCTGGCGCCGCCGCAGCAGGAGGCCGAGTCCGGGTTCGAGATCAGCGGCGGCGCGCTGGCCGTCGGCGCGGTCGCCGACTGGCTCGCCGAACACGCGAAAGCCGGTGTGCGCCACGGTGTCTCGGTGGTCGGTAGCGGCGCGCCCGCGCGCGGTGACGTGCAGGCGCTGGCCATCGCCGCCGCCGACGGCGAGAGCGGCTACATCGACGTCACCGTGCTCACCCCCGAGGACGAGGCGGCGCTGGCCGCCTGGCTGGCCGACCCGGCGGTGCCCAAGGCGCTGCACGAGGCCAAGTCGGCCATGCACGCGTTGCGCGGGCGCGGCTGGACGCTGGGCGGGCTCACCAGCGACACCGCCCTGGCGGCCTATCTGGTGCGCCCCGGGCAGCGCAGCTTCAACCTCGACGACCTCTCGCTGCGCTATCTGCACCGCGAGTTGCGCGCCGAGACCGACGACAACGCCCAGCTCTCGCTGCTCGACGACGAGGACGCCGTCGACGCCGAGACCGCGCGCGCGGAGATGCTGCGCGCCCGCGCCGTGCTCGACCTGGCCGCCGCGCTGGACGCCGAACTCGAGCAGATCGAGTCCACCGCGCTGCTCACCGACATGGAACTGCCGCTGCTCGGCGTGCTCGCCACGCTGGAGGAGGCGGGCATCGCGGTGGACTGCGAGCAGCTCGAGGCGCTGCAACGACAATTCGCCGACAAGGTCGCCCAGGCCGCCGAGGCCGCCTACGGGGTGATCGGCAAGCAGATCAACCTCGGCTCGCCCAAGCAGCTGCAGGTGGTGCTGTTCGACGAGCTCGACATGCCCAAGACCAAGCGCACCAAGACCGGCTACACCACCGACGCCGACGCGCTGGAATCGCTGTTCGAGAAGACCCAGCACCCCTTCCTGGAACATCTGCTCGCCCACCGCGACGCCACCCGGCTGAAGGTGACCGTCGACGGCCTGCTCAAGTCGGTGGCCGACGACGGACGCATCCACACCACCTTCAACCAGACCATCGCCGCGACCGGCCGGTTGTCCTCCACCGAGCCGAACCTGCAGAACATCCCCATCCGCACCGACACCGGCCGGATGATCCGCGACACCTTCGTGGTGGGCCCGGGCTACGCGGAGCTGATGACCGCCGACTACAGCCAGATCGAGATGCGCATCATGGCGCACCTGTCCGGCGACGAGGGCCTGATCGAGGCCTTCAACTCGGGGGAGGACCTGCACAGTTTCGTCGCGTCCAAGGCCTTCGACATCCCGATCGCGGAGGTGAGCCCGGAGCTGCGCCGCCGGATCAAGGCCATGTCCTACGGGCTGGCCTACGGGCTGAGTTCCTACGGGCTGTCCGCCCAGCTCAAGATCAGCACCGCCGAGGCCAAGGAGCAGATGGACATCTACTTCTCCCGCTTCGGCCGCATCCGCGACTACCTGTACGAGGTGGTCGAGCAGGCTCGCAAGGTCGGCTACACCGAGACCTTGTTCGGTCGCCGCCGCTACCTGCCCGACCTGGACTCGAGCAACCGGCAGCGCCGCGAGGCCGCCGAGCGGATGGCGCTCAACGCGCCGATCCAGGGCACCGCGGCCGACATCATCAAGGTGGCGATGATCGACGTGCACCGCGGCATCCGGGAGGCCGGGCTGCGCTCGCGGATGCTGCTGCAGATCCACGACGAACTCGTCTTCGAGGTGGCCGAGGGCGAGCGGGACGCGCTCGAGCAGCTGGCGCGGGAGAAGATGTCGGCGGCCATCGCGCTGTCGGTGCCGCTGGACGTGTCGGTGGGCACCGGGCGCAGCTGGGACGCCGCCGCGCACTGA
- the trxA gene encoding thioredoxin produces MATQTLTQQNFDEVVTGNDVVLVDFWAEWCGPCRSFAPTYEASSDKHPDVVHGKVDTEAEQALAAAANIRSIPTIMAFREGVLVFAQPGALPPAALEDLVTQVKALDMDEVRKQLAEQQQGAAE; encoded by the coding sequence ATGGCCACCCAGACGCTGACCCAGCAGAATTTCGATGAGGTAGTCACCGGGAACGACGTGGTACTCGTCGATTTCTGGGCCGAATGGTGCGGTCCGTGCCGCAGCTTCGCGCCCACCTACGAGGCCTCCTCCGACAAGCACCCCGATGTCGTGCACGGCAAGGTCGACACCGAGGCCGAGCAGGCGCTGGCGGCGGCCGCCAACATCCGCTCGATTCCGACCATCATGGCCTTCCGCGAAGGCGTGCTGGTGTTCGCGCAGCCCGGCGCCCTGCCGCCCGCCGCGCTCGAGGATCTGGTCACCCAGGTCAAGGCGCTCGACATGGATGAGGTGCGCAAGCAGCTCGCCGAGCAGCAGCAGGGCGCGGCCGAGTAG
- a CDS encoding branched-chain amino acid ABC transporter substrate-binding protein, whose product MLAIGAAAALALTGCSDKSTDSGSDTTGTGTGGLSIQPVTQVDLEGREVPKTDPAQAADPAGTGSATCPPGTAIAMAGALTGPDAALGINIVNGVKLALDKHNQANPGCRIELKQFDTEGDPQKATQVIPQIVNDRSIIGLVGPAFSGETKATGQILSDAGLAALTSSATNATLTQNGWTSFFRGLANDDVQGPSVAKYLVNTANYKKVCVVQDNTDYGVGLANSVTAGLGAAADPGCAASIKKGDKDFSATVTKIAAAKPDAVFFAGYYAEGAPLAQQLKSGGVDAVFVGPDGVNDPQFIAQAGSAAKGATLTCPCGPAPEQFAKDYEALNGQAPGVYSVEAYDLATILAKGIDSGKVTRPDLLEFVRSYDGPGLARQYKWSPDGELANAQIWIYEVE is encoded by the coding sequence GTGTTGGCCATCGGTGCCGCCGCCGCACTCGCACTGACCGGATGCAGTGACAAATCCACCGACAGCGGTTCCGATACCACCGGCACCGGAACCGGCGGCCTGTCCATCCAGCCCGTGACACAGGTGGACCTCGAGGGCCGGGAAGTGCCCAAGACCGACCCGGCCCAGGCCGCCGACCCGGCGGGCACCGGCTCGGCCACCTGCCCGCCCGGGACGGCGATCGCGATGGCGGGTGCGCTGACCGGCCCCGACGCGGCGCTGGGCATCAACATCGTCAACGGCGTGAAACTCGCCCTCGACAAGCACAACCAGGCCAACCCCGGCTGCCGGATCGAGCTGAAGCAGTTCGACACCGAGGGCGACCCGCAGAAGGCCACCCAGGTGATCCCGCAGATCGTCAACGATCGCTCGATCATCGGCCTGGTCGGCCCCGCCTTCTCCGGCGAGACCAAGGCCACCGGCCAGATCCTCAGCGACGCCGGCCTGGCCGCGCTGACCTCCTCGGCCACCAACGCCACCCTCACCCAGAACGGCTGGACCAGCTTCTTCCGCGGCCTGGCCAACGACGACGTGCAGGGCCCCTCGGTCGCCAAGTACCTGGTGAACACCGCCAACTACAAGAAGGTCTGCGTGGTGCAGGACAACACCGATTACGGTGTCGGCCTGGCCAACAGCGTCACCGCCGGGCTGGGCGCGGCCGCCGATCCGGGCTGCGCGGCCAGCATCAAGAAGGGCGACAAGGACTTCTCGGCCACCGTCACCAAGATCGCGGCGGCCAAGCCGGACGCGGTGTTCTTCGCCGGCTACTACGCCGAGGGCGCACCGCTGGCCCAGCAGCTGAAGTCCGGTGGCGTGGACGCGGTGTTCGTCGGTCCCGACGGTGTCAACGACCCGCAGTTCATCGCGCAGGCGGGCAGCGCCGCCAAGGGCGCCACGCTGACCTGCCCGTGCGGTCCGGCGCCGGAGCAGTTCGCCAAGGACTACGAGGCGCTCAACGGCCAGGCGCCCGGCGTCTACTCGGTGGAGGCCTACGACCTGGCCACGATCCTGGCCAAGGGCATCGACAGCGGTAAGGTCACCCGGCCCGACCTGCTGGAATTCGTCCGCTCCTACGACGGCCCCGGCCTGGCCCGGCAATACAAGTGGAGCCCCGACGGCGAACTCGCCAACGCGCAGATCTGGATCTACGAGGTCGAGTAG